A part of Microbacterium atlanticum genomic DNA contains:
- a CDS encoding ABC transporter ATP-binding protein, with protein sequence MLAKLLVRYLKSSGWLLLGVLVFQFASALASLYLPSLNADIIDNGVSQGDTDYIWRTGVVMLTISLGQIVAAIIATYFAARAAMKLGRDMRDDIFERVSAFSEREVTGFGAGSLITRNTNDVQQVQMLTMMGATFLVSAPLLAVGGIILAIDQAASLAWILAIAVPVLLLVAGVVIARMVPLFRSLQGKLDGVNRIMREQLTGIRVIRAFVREPIEEERFRVANTDIMVVGRKVGSLFVLLFPAVMLILNVTVIGVIWFGGMQVDSGEIQIGTLFAFMQYAMIILSGVLMASFMTLMIPRAAVSAERIGEVLDTRSTLVRPADAVAAFPEPGAVEFRGVTFTYPGAEHPILADVTFRADPGETVAVVGSTGAGKTTLVSLIPRLFDVTDGAVLVGGVDVRRADLDALWRTIGLVPQRPFLFTGTVGSNLRFGREDATDAELWRALEIAQASDFVSQMDGGLDARIAQGGTNVSGGQRQRLAIARAIVHDPRVLVFDDSFSALDLTTDARLRQALWRELPHVTKIVVAQRVSTIIDADRIVVLDDGGVVGLGTHEELLESSQTYREIVESQLGAEVAR encoded by the coding sequence GTGCTGGCCAAGCTCCTCGTCCGCTACCTGAAGTCATCCGGGTGGCTGCTGCTGGGCGTGCTGGTGTTCCAGTTCGCCTCCGCTCTGGCATCGCTCTACCTGCCGAGCCTCAACGCCGACATCATCGACAACGGCGTCTCCCAGGGCGACACCGACTACATCTGGCGCACCGGCGTCGTCATGCTGACGATCTCGCTCGGCCAGATCGTCGCCGCCATCATCGCGACGTACTTCGCGGCCCGCGCGGCGATGAAGCTCGGCCGCGACATGCGCGACGACATCTTCGAGCGCGTGTCGGCCTTCTCCGAGCGCGAGGTCACCGGCTTCGGCGCGGGCTCCCTCATCACCCGCAACACCAACGACGTGCAGCAGGTGCAGATGCTCACGATGATGGGCGCGACCTTCCTCGTCTCCGCGCCGCTCCTCGCCGTCGGCGGGATCATCCTGGCGATCGACCAGGCGGCGAGCCTCGCCTGGATCCTCGCCATCGCGGTCCCCGTGCTGCTGCTGGTCGCCGGCGTCGTGATCGCCCGCATGGTTCCGCTGTTCCGCAGCCTCCAGGGCAAGCTCGACGGCGTCAACCGCATCATGCGCGAGCAGCTGACCGGCATCCGCGTCATCCGGGCGTTCGTGCGAGAGCCCATCGAAGAGGAGCGCTTCCGCGTCGCGAACACCGACATCATGGTGGTCGGCCGCAAGGTGGGCTCGCTGTTCGTGCTGCTGTTCCCGGCCGTGATGCTCATCCTCAACGTCACGGTCATCGGCGTGATCTGGTTCGGCGGCATGCAGGTCGACAGCGGCGAGATCCAGATCGGCACGCTCTTCGCCTTCATGCAGTACGCCATGATCATCCTCTCGGGCGTCCTCATGGCGAGCTTCATGACGCTGATGATCCCGCGCGCGGCCGTCTCGGCCGAGCGCATCGGCGAAGTCCTCGACACGCGCTCCACGCTGGTGCGCCCGGCGGACGCCGTCGCCGCGTTCCCCGAGCCGGGGGCGGTCGAGTTCCGCGGCGTCACCTTCACCTATCCCGGCGCCGAGCACCCCATCCTCGCGGACGTCACGTTCCGAGCGGATCCGGGTGAGACGGTCGCCGTCGTCGGCTCCACGGGTGCGGGCAAGACGACCCTGGTCTCGCTCATCCCGCGGCTGTTCGACGTCACCGACGGCGCGGTGCTCGTGGGCGGCGTCGACGTCCGGCGGGCAGACCTCGACGCCCTGTGGCGGACGATCGGCCTCGTGCCGCAGCGCCCGTTCCTGTTCACCGGCACCGTCGGCTCCAACCTGCGGTTCGGGCGGGAGGATGCCACCGACGCCGAGCTCTGGCGGGCGCTCGAGATCGCCCAGGCCAGCGACTTCGTCAGCCAGATGGACGGCGGGCTCGACGCGCGCATCGCGCAGGGCGGCACGAACGTGTCGGGCGGCCAGCGCCAGCGCCTCGCGATCGCGCGGGCGATCGTCCACGACCCGCGCGTGCTCGTGTTCGACGACTCGTTCTCGGCGCTCGACCTCACGACGGACGCGAGGCTGAGGCAGGCACTGTGGCGGGAGCTGCCGCACGTCACGAAGATCGTCGTCGCGCAGCGCGTCTCGACGATCATCGACGCCGACCGCATCGTCGTGCTCGACGACGGCGGCGTGGTCGGGCTCGGCACGCACGAGGAGCTGCTCGAGAGCAGCCAGACGTACCGCGAGATCGTCGAATCCCAGCTCGGAGCGGAGGTCGCCCGATGA